In Fibrobacter sp. UWB13, the genomic window ACGTTTTCCGACACCGAGAATCTAACGACAGACGCAACGCGCATCTTATGAGCATTCACGGAACCTTCAGAAGACGAGCTCCATTCAGAAACTTCCATTCTGCTGGACGAGCTTGCCACTACAGAAGAACTAGAGCGATTCGCAGAGCTACTAGACTCCTTCACTGCAGAACGCACGCTAGACGATGATACTTCAACACTCGAAGAAGACTTAGCTGAGCTGGACGACGATTTCGCAGAACTCGATGAGGTTTTCAACGAACTCGATGAAGACTTAGCGGAGCTGGACGAGGACTTTGCAGAACTTGACGAAGACACCGGCGAGACTCGGTTTCCACGAGTCTTAAATTCCGCATGGTCATCTACAATTTTGATATCATAGATTTCAAGTCCAAGGCTATCGCCTGCCCATGTTTTAAATCCGTTAAAGCTATTGACTCGGCTCGTCGGGAAAGCATCTGCCGCTACCGTGTAGGCATCGGCTCTGCCATCGGCTTCAATCAGATCAACGTGCATCGGGTCAGACACATTGATTTCATTATACATCCAAGAATACCGGTCATAATTTATATGCCAAACGAGCATACCCTTATTCGGCAGACCTTTATCAAAACCAGTATTCTGACGGAATTCAACAAAGTAATATTCATTGTCATTGTCGGATGTCAGCACAAGTCCATCATTTTCCTGAACAGCCTTCAAGACAACAGTCGTGTCCGATACTTCTAGCCGACGCGGCACAAGCCAGCCCAAGCTAAATTTTTCAAACGCAGACATATTTGCAGGAGAACAAGACGTTGTATAGAATCTGTTCTGCGGACAGTTGTACGAACCGGCATCCATCAAATCCCACGGCCCTGGAGTGTAGCGAGCTCGAGTCTTTGAATTATTAACGTTCACATCATAATGATCCATAAGGCCAAGCACATGGCTAAACTCATGGCAAAAAGTTCCAATACCATTCAGCGCATCTGTACTTTTACGGTACATATAAGCCTGTCCGTCGATTTCCGGAGAACAAGCATAGCGATTCATGGACATATTACGCGTAAGTCGTTTTGAAACGTTATACGAGTGCGGCCAGATTGCCGACTGGACATCCGTATCGGCCGAGCCGACACCGGCATAAATCATATAGACAAAGTCAACAACACGGTCGCCATCGCTATCATAAGGGGTAAAATCAACATTCCTAGCGACAAGCGAATCCATCGCCTCGCTAACAGCCTTGACAGCACCCGTAGCCAT contains:
- a CDS encoding M6 family metalloprotease domain-containing protein; translated protein: MIGSLVGSASVWAVKAAPFLINSTQPDGSVVQIRKVGNEHFNYTLTGEDSVLVVRDSAGYWNYADEHGQKTGMRVHAKSKRGAKEKNFLKKRDSRQILEKFREKRLKQLQEQQADSSLGPMMLQSSTDDPQKANEWGGWGWGGWTQPEDPVQNTNWPKQPTLNTVQKEGDVRGLVILVQFSDVKFNRSNAQEEYLNFLNQEGYSNYNMSGSVRDFFIGNSNGKYRPTFDVAGPITLKGTRDSYGALVDSRNMATGAVKAVSEAMDSLVARNVDFTPYDSDGDRVVDFVYMIYAGVGSADTDVQSAIWPHSYNVSKRLTRNMSMNRYACSPEIDGQAYMYRKSTDALNGIGTFCHEFSHVLGLMDHYDVNVNNSKTRARYTPGPWDLMDAGSYNCPQNRFYTTSCSPANMSAFEKFSLGWLVPRRLEVSDTTVVLKAVQENDGLVLTSDNDNEYYFVEFRQNTGFDKGLPNKGMLVWHINYDRYSWMYNEINVSDPMHVDLIEADGRADAYTVAADAFPTSRVNSFNGFKTWAGDSLGLEIYDIKIVDDHAEFKTRGNRVSPVSSSSSAKSSSSSAKSSSSSLKTSSSSAKSSSSSAKSSSSVEVSSSSVRSAVKESSSSANRSSSSVVASSSSRMEVSEWSSSSEGSVNAHKMRVASVVRFSVSENVLMVNAKMAGFKTVNLFDANGTLLMTKSFTGETCEIHMDALRGKAFIIATLESEGRLIKSYKVRMK